In Streptomyces asoensis, a single genomic region encodes these proteins:
- a CDS encoding serine/threonine-protein kinase yields the protein MARAPVPFSGRPSELVGRRIAGYRIEHEIGRGGMAVVYRAHDLRLDRTVALKLLAPELARNDVFRKRFTHESRVAAAIDHPHIVPVFEADETDGVLYIAMRYVEGSDLRHLLDREGPLPLATAVRIAAQVASALDAAHEHGLVHRDVKPGNILVARGTDSDHPEHVYLTDFGLTKKSLSLTGFTSVGQFVGTLDYVAPEQISGQPVDGRCDVYGLACVVYECLAGRPPFLRDDDMALLWAHQNADPPPLTQAGPALPPRVDAVFAKALAKSPGERHPTCGAFVAALRRTAADAPRPAHPPTEPARTRTPAPPGWARPVFRPAGDA from the coding sequence ATGGCCCGCGCACCCGTCCCCTTCTCCGGCCGGCCCTCCGAGCTGGTCGGCCGCAGGATCGCCGGCTACCGCATCGAGCACGAGATCGGACGCGGTGGCATGGCCGTCGTCTACCGTGCCCACGACCTGCGGCTGGACCGGACGGTCGCGCTCAAGCTGCTCGCTCCCGAACTGGCCCGCAACGACGTGTTCCGCAAACGCTTCACCCACGAGTCCCGGGTGGCCGCGGCCATCGACCACCCGCACATCGTGCCGGTGTTCGAGGCGGACGAGACCGACGGGGTCCTGTACATCGCCATGCGGTACGTCGAGGGAAGCGACCTGCGTCATCTGCTCGACCGCGAGGGGCCGCTGCCCCTGGCGACCGCCGTCCGCATCGCCGCGCAGGTCGCCTCCGCGCTCGACGCGGCGCACGAGCACGGCCTCGTCCACCGGGACGTCAAACCCGGCAACATCCTCGTCGCCCGGGGCACCGACAGCGACCATCCCGAGCACGTCTACCTCACCGACTTCGGCCTGACGAAGAAGTCGCTCTCCCTGACCGGCTTCACCTCGGTCGGCCAGTTCGTCGGCACGCTCGACTACGTCGCCCCGGAGCAGATCTCCGGGCAGCCGGTCGACGGCCGCTGCGACGTCTACGGGCTGGCCTGCGTGGTCTACGAGTGTCTCGCCGGCCGCCCGCCCTTCCTGCGCGACGACGACATGGCCCTGCTCTGGGCCCATCAGAACGCCGATCCGCCCCCGCTGACACAGGCCGGGCCCGCGCTCCCCCCGCGGGTCGACGCGGTGTTCGCGAAGGCGCTCGCCAAGAGCCCCGGGGAACGGCATCCCACGTGCGGGGCCTTCGTCGCCGCACTGCGGCGGACGGCCGCCGACGCACCCCGGCCCGCCCACCCGCCGACGGAGCCGGCCCGCACCCGGACCCCGGCGCCCCCGGGCTGGGCGCGACCGGTCTTCCGGCCCGCCGGCGACGCGTGA
- a CDS encoding streptophobe family protein translates to MSSHTPHDQAVSRHGWVRAVGVALAGLLAMAVVASLGLWAAGAADLPQGAFPRVVAATVVTAVGGTVELSGSAGELAGTQGDLTVMPLSVTLVGALVVGAGFLRPLRHRAVAGAGELAGWAARIAVVWLLGLLGTALAAHQTFKISLGDDTLSDLGDLFGVSPEAGFTTDVPLTLVAALVWLAGVLVLALLVSPGAPLPARLLRLHGSVRPAAHAMVVLLLACVVLGLVVALVVAATRGHAAETFALVLLGLPNLVWLTFTIGLGATWHGRVDGPFGLPMPHVLDEVLRTPDDARLNLRSLAEYDGRVWWLVAVDAVLLLVAAYLMAARSPVGTPLWRHAVHLAVALVLTVLMICLVCRVSAHYGLSVLGIGDLGGGLSGEVVLRPQVWAALGLAALWGLVTGTLGGAAAGAVRRRGGTAPV, encoded by the coding sequence GTGAGTTCGCACACCCCGCACGATCAGGCAGTCTCCCGTCACGGCTGGGTGCGGGCGGTCGGCGTCGCGCTGGCCGGTCTGCTCGCCATGGCGGTGGTGGCCTCGCTCGGGCTGTGGGCGGCGGGGGCGGCGGACCTGCCCCAGGGGGCCTTCCCACGGGTGGTCGCCGCGACCGTCGTCACGGCCGTCGGGGGCACGGTCGAGCTCTCCGGGAGCGCCGGGGAGCTGGCCGGCACCCAGGGCGATCTCACGGTGATGCCGCTGTCCGTGACCCTCGTCGGGGCGCTGGTGGTGGGCGCGGGATTCCTCCGTCCGCTGCGGCACCGGGCGGTGGCGGGCGCCGGGGAGCTGGCCGGATGGGCGGCCAGGATCGCGGTGGTGTGGCTGCTCGGCCTGCTCGGCACCGCCCTCGCCGCGCACCAGACGTTCAAGATCTCCCTCGGTGACGACACGCTGAGCGATCTGGGCGACCTCTTCGGCGTGAGCCCCGAGGCCGGCTTCACCACCGACGTCCCCCTGACCCTCGTCGCCGCGCTGGTGTGGCTGGCGGGTGTGCTGGTGCTGGCCCTGCTGGTCTCGCCGGGGGCCCCGCTGCCGGCCCGGCTGCTGCGGCTGCACGGGTCGGTGCGGCCGGCCGCCCACGCGATGGTCGTGCTGCTGCTCGCCTGTGTCGTGCTGGGTCTCGTCGTCGCGCTGGTCGTCGCGGCCACCCGGGGCCACGCGGCCGAGACCTTCGCGCTGGTCCTGCTCGGTCTGCCCAACCTGGTGTGGCTGACGTTCACCATCGGTCTGGGCGCCACCTGGCACGGCCGGGTCGACGGGCCGTTCGGGCTGCCGATGCCCCACGTGCTGGACGAGGTGCTGCGCACACCGGACGATGCGCGGCTGAACCTGCGTTCCCTCGCCGAGTACGACGGCCGCGTGTGGTGGCTGGTCGCCGTGGACGCGGTCCTGCTGCTGGTCGCGGCGTACCTGATGGCGGCCCGCTCCCCCGTCGGCACCCCGCTGTGGCGGCACGCCGTGCACCTGGCGGTGGCGCTGGTGCTCACCGTGCTGATGATCTGCCTGGTCTGCCGGGTCTCGGCGCACTACGGGCTGTCGGTGCTCGGGATCGGCGATCTGGGCGGCGGTCTGTCCGGGGAGGTCGTCCTGCGCCCGCAGGTGTGGGCGGCGCTGGGCCTCGCGGCCCTGTGGGGACTGGTCACCGGCACGCTGGGCGGAGCGGCGGCGGGTGCGGTGCGCCGCCGGGGCGGGACAGCGCCCGTCTGA
- a CDS encoding DUF6777 domain-containing protein, whose protein sequence is MSVDPPSSGRPTGPPSGPLSGPPSPPSSGPPSQPPSGPSSRPPSGPPSRPPAGPPSPPPPGSGPPSPSGDDTPDGDGGGPHRAWWRSGPRIALITTAVVAATALVLVLSLSNGGGSGPPSAKAGEVFLQPAAQRGPDPYTEPPTTDSPFPPATVAPSGAPPPNRAVSGVDGGAQGLYGGTRNVSSCDVEHQIGALGADPAKNRAFASVAGVAPSRVPAHLRSLTPVRLRLDTRVTNHGYRDGAATSYQAVLQAGTAVLVDRHGVPRVRCACGNPLTPPIAQPAGFGRTGDPWPAYSPATTVVVEPSAAVLDVFVLYDPGHRHHWFARQPGDRPHADRPTHAPARGTPSLTVSTPGVPSTPTGHGPRTAPPCSSPPADRPAGCPSPPEPPSASASPSPREPSSQAPPSPPPSPPPSPPPSSEEPPPPESRAGSPSALTSGPGGSPVGAPAA, encoded by the coding sequence GTGAGCGTCGACCCCCCGTCCTCCGGCCGCCCCACGGGACCGCCCTCGGGCCCCCTGTCCGGCCCGCCCTCCCCACCGTCCTCGGGCCCGCCTTCCCAGCCGCCTTCCGGTCCCTCGTCCCGGCCGCCCTCGGGCCCACCGTCCCGGCCGCCGGCCGGCCCGCCTTCCCCGCCCCCGCCGGGATCCGGGCCGCCGTCCCCGTCCGGTGACGACACCCCGGACGGGGACGGCGGCGGACCGCACCGGGCATGGTGGCGGTCGGGGCCCAGGATCGCGCTGATCACCACCGCGGTCGTCGCCGCGACGGCGCTCGTCCTGGTGCTCTCCCTGTCGAACGGGGGCGGCTCCGGCCCGCCCTCCGCCAAGGCTGGCGAGGTATTCCTGCAACCGGCCGCCCAACGGGGCCCCGACCCCTACACCGAGCCGCCCACGACCGACAGCCCCTTCCCGCCGGCCACCGTCGCGCCCTCCGGCGCCCCGCCGCCGAACCGTGCCGTCTCCGGGGTCGACGGCGGTGCGCAAGGGCTGTACGGCGGCACCCGCAACGTCTCCAGCTGCGACGTGGAGCACCAGATCGGCGCACTCGGGGCGGACCCCGCGAAGAACCGGGCGTTCGCCTCCGTGGCCGGCGTCGCTCCCTCCCGGGTCCCGGCCCACCTGCGCTCCCTCACCCCCGTCCGGCTGCGCCTGGACACCCGGGTCACCAACCACGGGTACCGCGACGGGGCCGCCACCAGCTACCAGGCCGTCCTCCAGGCGGGCACGGCCGTCCTCGTCGACCGGCACGGTGTGCCGCGCGTGCGCTGCGCCTGCGGCAACCCGCTGACCCCGCCGATCGCCCAGCCGGCGGGGTTCGGCAGGACCGGTGACCCGTGGCCGGCGTACAGCCCCGCGACCACCGTCGTCGTCGAACCCTCGGCTGCCGTGCTCGACGTGTTCGTGCTCTACGACCCCGGACACCGCCACCACTGGTTCGCCCGGCAGCCCGGCGACAGGCCGCACGCGGACCGGCCCACCCACGCTCCGGCGCGGGGGACGCCGTCCCTCACCGTCAGCACACCCGGTGTGCCGAGCACCCCGACCGGTCACGGCCCGCGCACCGCTCCGCCGTGTTCCTCGCCGCCCGCCGACCGGCCGGCGGGCTGCCCGTCGCCGCCGGAGCCGCCGTCCGCCTCCGCCTCCCCGTCCCCGCGGGAGCCGTCGTCACAGGCGCCTCCCTCGCCACCTCCCTCCCCACCGCCGTCGCCACCGCCGTCGAGCGAGGAGCCGCCGCCTCCCGAGTCGCGGGCGGGCTCACCGTCCGCCCTCACCAGCGGGCCGGGCGGCTCCCCGGTAGGCGCACCGGCCGCGTGA
- a CDS encoding ATP-binding protein has protein sequence MIKHLDGAVIPTGFDVPVEPLRRAAHYTGEPGCIAEARSFAAHFVDQLRTEWCATIGDRVSGEVMLVVSELVTNADRHSNGPYILELEGTDASVTVSVYDSSDALPMRFPKDPHRVGRHGLEIVHAVAAQVTAERVPVGKRVRAVLSFLP, from the coding sequence ATGATCAAGCACCTGGACGGGGCAGTGATACCTACTGGTTTCGACGTGCCCGTGGAACCGCTCCGGCGCGCGGCGCACTACACCGGTGAGCCCGGCTGCATCGCCGAGGCCCGGTCCTTCGCCGCGCACTTCGTGGACCAGCTCAGGACCGAGTGGTGCGCCACGATCGGCGACCGGGTGAGCGGTGAGGTGATGCTGGTAGTCAGTGAACTGGTCACCAACGCCGACCGGCACAGCAACGGGCCGTACATCCTGGAGCTGGAGGGCACGGACGCCTCGGTCACGGTCAGCGTCTACGACAGCAGTGACGCGCTGCCCATGCGGTTCCCGAAGGACCCTCACCGGGTCGGCCGGCACGGCCTGGAGATCGTCCACGCGGTGGCCGCGCAGGTCACCGCCGAGCGGGTGCCCGTCGGTAAGCGGGTCCGCGCCGTCCTCAGCTTCCTCCCGTAG
- a CDS encoding RNA polymerase sigma factor SigF: MESTVIRSQAKVVEDAGTRTDGAPLPGIEAPRSVAPRDARELSRQFFQRLTVLEEGSREFQYARNTLIEMNMSLVRFAAGRFRGRGDDMEDIVQTGMIGLIKAIDRFEISREVEFTSFALPYIVGEIKRFFRDTTWAVHVPRRLQELRVELAKARDELSSRLDREPTVRELATLMNLTESQVVEAQIAANGYNSSSLDAALTGDGPEYGEAVLADFIGVEEDGLRLVEDFHSLAPLMAELSERDRQILHMRFVEEATQAEIGERLGCSQMHVSRLIKRIIVRLRQGMLGELGCA, encoded by the coding sequence ATGGAGAGCACCGTGATCCGGTCACAGGCCAAGGTCGTCGAGGACGCCGGCACCCGTACGGACGGCGCTCCCCTTCCCGGCATCGAGGCGCCCCGCAGCGTCGCACCGCGTGACGCGCGCGAGCTGTCCCGGCAGTTCTTCCAGCGGCTGACCGTCCTCGAAGAGGGCTCCCGCGAGTTCCAGTACGCGCGCAACACGCTCATCGAGATGAACATGTCCCTGGTCCGGTTCGCGGCCGGGCGGTTCCGCGGCCGCGGGGACGACATGGAGGACATCGTCCAGACCGGGATGATCGGCCTGATCAAGGCCATCGACCGGTTCGAGATCTCGCGCGAGGTCGAGTTCACCTCCTTCGCGCTGCCGTACATCGTCGGTGAGATCAAGCGGTTCTTCCGGGACACGACCTGGGCGGTGCACGTCCCGCGGCGGCTCCAGGAGCTGCGGGTCGAGCTGGCCAAGGCGCGCGACGAGCTCTCCAGCCGCCTGGACCGGGAGCCGACCGTCCGGGAGCTGGCCACGCTGATGAACCTCACCGAGAGCCAGGTGGTCGAGGCGCAGATCGCCGCCAACGGTTACAACTCCTCCTCCCTCGACGCGGCGCTCACCGGCGACGGCCCCGAGTACGGGGAGGCCGTCCTCGCGGACTTCATCGGCGTCGAGGAGGACGGGCTGCGGCTCGTCGAGGACTTCCACTCGCTCGCCCCGCTGATGGCCGAGCTCAGCGAGCGCGACCGGCAGATCCTGCACATGCGGTTCGTGGAGGAGGCCACCCAGGCGGAGATCGGCGAGCGGCTCGGCTGCTCCCAGATGCACGTCTCGCGCCTGATCAAGCGGATCATCGTGCGCCTGCGGCAGGGGATGCTCGGCGAGCTGGGCTGCGCCTGA
- a CDS encoding helix-turn-helix domain-containing protein yields the protein MSNQAPNRARVIPLRPPAARPETATAPPAGTAPASAPLPRPVRREPLWRDLVGDVLRRERRAQERTLKDVADAARISMPYLSEVERGRKEASSEVLAAAAQALGLSLGDLLARAQGELVRLSSRHPVRGHGATPSSYDGLCLAA from the coding sequence GTGAGCAACCAAGCGCCCAACCGAGCCCGCGTGATCCCGCTGCGCCCGCCTGCCGCGCGCCCGGAGACCGCCACCGCCCCGCCCGCCGGAACGGCACCGGCCTCCGCACCCCTGCCCCGTCCCGTCCGGCGCGAGCCACTGTGGCGCGACCTGGTCGGTGACGTCCTGCGCCGGGAACGCCGGGCGCAGGAACGCACCCTGAAGGACGTCGCCGACGCGGCCCGGATCTCCATGCCCTACCTCTCGGAGGTGGAGCGGGGCCGCAAGGAGGCCTCCTCGGAGGTCCTCGCGGCCGCCGCACAAGCCCTGGGCCTGAGTCTGGGCGATCTCCTGGCGCGGGCCCAGGGAGAACTGGTCCGGCTCAGCTCCCGGCACCCCGTCCGCGGCCACGGCGCCACGCCGTCGTCGTACGACGGTCTGTGCCTGGCCGCCTGA
- a CDS encoding ClpP family protease, whose amino-acid sequence MGTYTIPNVVERTPQGERSYDVFSRLLNERIIFLGTEIDDGVANVVIAQLLHLEAASPESEISIYLNSPGGSFTSLMAIYDTMTFVQAPISTLCVGQAASTAAVLLAGGDPGRRLVLEHARVLLGQPASGGRQGTVSDLALQAKEMVRIRSQVEEVLARHTGHDIAALRADMDRDKVFTAQEAVAYGLADEVLSRRPVTV is encoded by the coding sequence ATGGGGACCTACACGATTCCGAACGTGGTCGAGCGGACCCCGCAGGGCGAGCGGTCCTACGACGTGTTCAGCCGGCTGCTCAACGAGCGGATCATCTTCCTCGGCACCGAGATCGACGACGGCGTCGCCAACGTCGTGATCGCGCAGCTCCTCCACCTGGAGGCGGCCTCCCCGGAGAGCGAGATCTCGATCTACCTCAACTCCCCCGGCGGATCGTTCACCTCGCTGATGGCGATCTACGACACGATGACGTTCGTCCAGGCGCCCATCTCCACGCTGTGCGTCGGCCAGGCCGCCTCGACGGCCGCCGTGCTGCTGGCGGGCGGGGACCCGGGCCGGCGGCTCGTGCTGGAACACGCGCGCGTGCTGCTCGGACAGCCGGCCAGCGGCGGCCGGCAGGGCACCGTCTCCGACCTCGCTCTCCAGGCCAAGGAGATGGTCCGCATCCGTTCCCAGGTGGAGGAGGTGCTGGCCCGCCACACCGGTCACGACATCGCGGCCCTGCGCGCGGACATGGACCGCGACAAGGTGTTCACCGCACAGGAGGCGGTGGCGTACGGCCTGGCCGACGAGGTGCTGAGCCGGCGTCCCGTGACGGTGTGA
- a CDS encoding ATP-dependent Clp protease proteolytic subunit yields the protein MSPLTTLAPRAEEGDTPPSRFDDHLAAQLLGQRIVLLGTQVDEVSANRVCAQLLILSAEDPRTDIGLYINSPGGSVHAGLAIYDTMRLIPNDVSTLAMGFAASMGQFLLSVGAAGKRYALPNARVMMHQPSAGIGGTTADIEIQAENLEHTKRTIERITAEHTGQSPETISHDGDRDRWFTAEEAREYGIVDRVVESLADVRPAAQKRRMGL from the coding sequence ATGAGCCCACTGACCACGCTCGCTCCCCGCGCCGAGGAGGGCGACACCCCGCCGTCCCGCTTCGACGACCACCTCGCCGCCCAGCTGCTGGGCCAGCGGATCGTGCTGCTGGGCACCCAGGTCGACGAGGTGTCCGCGAACCGGGTCTGCGCGCAGCTGCTGATCCTGTCGGCGGAGGACCCGCGCACGGACATCGGCCTGTACATCAACAGCCCGGGCGGATCGGTGCACGCCGGTCTCGCCATCTACGACACGATGCGGCTGATCCCCAACGACGTCTCGACGCTCGCCATGGGCTTCGCGGCCAGCATGGGTCAGTTCCTGCTCAGCGTCGGCGCGGCCGGCAAGCGGTACGCGCTGCCGAACGCCCGCGTCATGATGCACCAGCCGTCGGCCGGCATCGGCGGCACCACCGCGGACATCGAGATCCAGGCGGAGAACCTGGAGCACACCAAGCGGACCATCGAACGGATCACGGCCGAGCACACCGGTCAGTCACCGGAGACCATCTCGCACGACGGCGACCGCGACCGCTGGTTCACCGCCGAGGAGGCCAGGGAGTACGGCATCGTGGACCGGGTCGTGGAGTCCCTCGCGGACGTCCGCCCGGCCGCGCAGAAGCGACGGATGGGGCTGTGA
- a CDS encoding VOC family protein produces MTTDGLTTCLWFDGQAEEAAHYYVSIFKDSGIGSVGRYNEAGPGPAGSVLAVEFTVNGQKFVGINGGPQFTFSEAVSFQIPCADQDEVDYYWTKLTENGGEPGPCGWLKDRYGLSWQVIPDGLIEMIGDPDPVKATRTTKAMYAMGKLDIAALRKAYEGEDGA; encoded by the coding sequence ATGACCACCGACGGACTCACCACGTGTCTCTGGTTCGACGGCCAGGCCGAGGAGGCCGCCCACTACTACGTCTCGATCTTCAAGGACTCCGGCATCGGCTCCGTCGGCCGCTACAACGAGGCCGGCCCCGGCCCGGCCGGGTCCGTCCTGGCCGTGGAGTTCACGGTCAACGGACAGAAGTTCGTCGGCATCAACGGCGGCCCGCAGTTCACGTTCAGCGAGGCGGTCTCCTTCCAGATCCCCTGCGCGGACCAGGACGAAGTCGACTACTACTGGACGAAGCTCACCGAGAACGGCGGCGAACCCGGCCCCTGCGGCTGGCTCAAGGACCGCTACGGCCTGTCCTGGCAGGTCATCCCCGACGGACTGATCGAGATGATCGGCGACCCCGACCCGGTGAAGGCCACCCGCACCACCAAGGCCATGTACGCCATGGGCAAGCTCGACATCGCCGCCCTGCGGAAGGCCTACGAGGGGGAGGACGGAGCGTAG
- a CDS encoding geranyl diphosphate 2-C-methyltransferase has protein sequence MTTAHDAGTETAPVPTQSTYQNRVADYWNAEENPVNLELGRIDDLYHHHYGVGEADWSVLDEPDARARRERVTAELHRLEHAQAELLAAHLGRLTPLDRVFDAGCGRGGGSVVANLRYGCHADGVTISAKQAAFANEQARKRGIDGKVRYHHRNMLDTGLESGAYAASWNNESTMYVELDLLFAEHARLLRRGGRYVVVTGCYNDTYGRASREVSLINAHYICDIHPRSAYFRALARNRLVPVHVEDLTAAAVPYWELRGQADHLVTGIEETFLNAYRNGSFQYLLIAADRI, from the coding sequence TTGACCACAGCCCACGACGCCGGCACCGAGACGGCCCCGGTGCCCACCCAGTCCACGTACCAGAACCGCGTCGCGGACTACTGGAACGCCGAGGAGAACCCGGTCAACCTCGAACTCGGCAGGATCGACGACCTGTACCACCATCACTACGGGGTCGGCGAAGCGGACTGGTCCGTGCTCGACGAGCCCGACGCGCGGGCGCGCCGGGAGCGGGTCACCGCCGAGCTGCACCGCCTGGAGCACGCCCAGGCCGAGCTGCTGGCCGCCCACCTGGGACGGCTCACCCCCCTCGACCGCGTCTTCGACGCCGGCTGCGGACGCGGCGGCGGGAGCGTCGTGGCCAACCTGCGGTACGGGTGCCACGCGGACGGCGTCACCATCTCCGCCAAGCAGGCCGCGTTCGCCAACGAGCAGGCCCGCAAGCGGGGCATCGACGGCAAGGTGCGCTACCACCACCGCAACATGCTCGACACCGGCCTGGAGTCCGGCGCCTACGCGGCCTCGTGGAACAACGAGTCCACCATGTACGTCGAGCTGGACCTGCTGTTCGCCGAGCACGCCCGGCTGCTGCGCCGCGGGGGACGTTACGTGGTCGTCACCGGCTGCTACAACGACACGTACGGCCGGGCCTCGCGCGAGGTCTCGCTCATCAACGCCCACTACATCTGCGACATCCACCCGCGCTCGGCGTACTTCCGCGCGCTGGCCCGCAACCGGCTCGTGCCGGTCCATGTCGAGGACCTCACCGCGGCGGCCGTCCCCTACTGGGAGCTGCGCGGCCAGGCGGACCACTTGGTCACCGGCATCGAGGAGACGTTCCTGAACGCGTACCGCAACGGCAGCTTCCAGTACCTGCTGATCGCGGCCGACCGGATCTGA
- a CDS encoding family 2 encapsulin nanocompartment cargo protein terpene cyclase has translation MSTPARTESALPGPPNLARSLRARRGGAIPGLRHRAAEPADPRKAAEVDRRLEAWARGLDLFPAAWNGDFAGFQVGRAVVLQHPRALDVDRLTGAGKLLLAENIVDSCYCEEDEGRGASRSGLGGRLVLAQSALDPFHGTPEMEEEWRHGVQADGPLRSYHWALKDYAAFATPSQTDRFVHDIARLHLGYLAEAAWAQTRYTPRVWEYLVMRQFNNFRPCLSIVDAVDGYELPEALYARPEIQRVTALACNATTIVNDLYSFTKELAGDPTHLNLPQVVAAADRRGLKAAYLKSVDIHNAVMASFEEEAALLAATSPLLERYTRGLSDWVAGNHEWHATNTHRYHLPDYW, from the coding sequence ATGAGCACGCCCGCGCGCACCGAAAGCGCGCTGCCCGGCCCGCCGAACCTCGCCCGCAGCCTGCGGGCCCGGCGCGGCGGGGCGATCCCCGGCCTGCGCCACCGCGCGGCCGAGCCCGCCGACCCGCGCAAGGCCGCGGAGGTCGACCGCAGGCTGGAGGCGTGGGCCCGCGGCCTCGATCTGTTCCCGGCGGCCTGGAACGGGGACTTCGCGGGCTTCCAGGTCGGCCGGGCGGTGGTGCTCCAGCATCCGCGCGCCCTCGACGTCGACCGCCTCACGGGGGCCGGGAAGCTGCTGCTCGCGGAGAACATCGTCGACAGCTGCTACTGCGAGGAGGACGAGGGCCGGGGCGCGTCCCGCAGCGGGCTCGGCGGCCGGCTCGTCCTCGCGCAGTCGGCGCTCGACCCGTTCCACGGCACGCCCGAGATGGAGGAGGAGTGGCGGCACGGGGTGCAGGCGGACGGCCCGCTGCGCTCGTACCACTGGGCGCTGAAGGACTACGCGGCGTTCGCCACACCGAGTCAGACGGACCGGTTCGTGCACGACATCGCCCGGCTGCACCTGGGATACCTGGCCGAGGCCGCCTGGGCGCAGACCCGGTACACGCCCCGCGTGTGGGAGTACCTGGTGATGCGGCAGTTCAACAACTTCCGGCCGTGTCTGTCGATCGTCGACGCCGTCGACGGCTACGAACTGCCCGAGGCGCTCTACGCCCGGCCCGAGATCCAGCGCGTCACGGCGCTGGCCTGCAACGCCACCACCATCGTCAACGACCTGTACTCCTTCACCAAGGAGCTGGCCGGCGATCCCACCCACCTGAACCTGCCGCAGGTCGTCGCCGCCGCCGACCGCCGAGGGCTGAAGGCCGCCTATCTGAAGTCGGTCGACATCCACAACGCGGTCATGGCGTCGTTCGAGGAGGAGGCCGCCCTGCTCGCCGCCACCTCCCCGCTCCTGGAGCGCTACACGCGCGGCCTGTCGGACTGGGTGGCCGGCAACCACGAGTGGCACGCGACCAACACCCACCGCTACCACCTGCCCGACTACTGGTGA
- a CDS encoding family 2B encapsulin nanocompartment shell protein, with protein sequence MSTPDSATGPVLDDPAPEPSAEERLTSLSTRAARQLATTHKSAPQMQAISSRWLLRMLPWVDVKGGTYRVNRRLQLRVGRGRVQFEHNGADDIRVVPQTLTELPVLRGYSDNGTLAELSSRFRMREVRAGQVVFEAGQPVTETYLVVHGRFTRFTAGKYGGEEIVGVVSGGDQLGDEAVGQDDPLWLTSVRAETSGVLLALPWDDLREFLGRVPSLAAHLEAYAARQRLPMNRKGEAELPVQAGHSGEPTLSGGFVDYELSPREYELSLTQTVLKVHTRVADLYNNPMNQTEEQLRLTVEEIRERQEWELVNNREFGLLHNADHSQRISTFTGPPTPDDMDELLSMRRKTKLFLAHPKAIAAFFRQCNRRGLTPGTATVEGHEIPAWRGVPIFPCNKIPISPQHTSSILALRTGEADQGVVGLYRTGLPEEFQPGLNVRFMGIDANSIIRYLVTAYYSMALLVPDAAGVLENVQIGRTAE encoded by the coding sequence GTGTCCACACCGGACAGCGCCACCGGCCCCGTCCTGGACGATCCCGCCCCCGAGCCCTCCGCCGAGGAGCGGCTCACCAGCCTCAGCACCCGGGCGGCCCGCCAGCTCGCCACGACCCACAAGTCCGCACCGCAGATGCAGGCGATCAGTTCGCGCTGGCTGCTGCGCATGCTGCCCTGGGTCGACGTGAAGGGCGGCACGTACCGGGTCAACCGGCGGCTCCAACTGCGCGTCGGCCGGGGGCGGGTGCAGTTCGAGCACAACGGCGCGGACGACATCCGGGTCGTCCCGCAGACCCTCACCGAACTGCCCGTGCTGCGCGGCTACTCCGACAACGGCACCCTCGCGGAGCTGTCCTCGCGCTTCCGGATGCGCGAGGTCCGGGCGGGCCAGGTCGTGTTCGAGGCCGGGCAGCCGGTCACGGAGACCTATCTCGTGGTGCACGGCCGGTTCACCCGCTTCACCGCCGGCAAGTACGGCGGCGAGGAGATCGTCGGGGTGGTCTCGGGCGGCGACCAGCTCGGCGACGAGGCCGTCGGACAGGACGACCCGCTGTGGCTGACCTCGGTGCGCGCGGAGACCTCGGGCGTCCTGCTGGCCCTGCCCTGGGACGACCTGCGCGAGTTCCTCGGGCGCGTCCCGTCCCTCGCCGCCCATCTGGAGGCCTACGCCGCCCGGCAGCGGCTGCCGATGAACCGCAAGGGCGAGGCCGAACTGCCGGTACAGGCCGGCCACAGCGGCGAACCGACCCTGTCCGGCGGCTTCGTCGACTACGAACTCTCCCCGCGTGAATACGAGTTGTCACTGACCCAGACGGTGCTGAAGGTCCACACCCGGGTCGCCGACCTCTACAACAACCCGATGAACCAGACCGAGGAGCAACTGCGCCTGACCGTCGAGGAGATCCGCGAACGGCAGGAGTGGGAGCTGGTCAACAACCGGGAGTTCGGGCTGCTGCACAACGCCGACCACTCCCAGCGCATCAGCACCTTCACCGGGCCGCCGACCCCGGACGACATGGACGAACTGCTGTCGATGCGGCGCAAGACCAAGCTGTTCCTCGCCCACCCCAAGGCGATCGCGGCCTTCTTCCGGCAGTGCAACCGGCGCGGTCTGACACCGGGCACCGCCACCGTCGAGGGCCACGAGATCCCGGCCTGGCGCGGGGTGCCGATCTTTCCCTGCAACAAGATCCCGATCAGCCCGCAGCACACCAGCAGCATCCTCGCGCTGCGCACCGGCGAGGCCGACCAGGGGGTCGTCGGCCTGTACCGGACGGGTCTGCCCGAGGAGTTCCAACCGGGCCTGAACGTACGGTTCATGGGGATCGACGCCAACTCGATCATCCGCTACCTGGTCACCGCCTACTACTCGATGGCCCTGCTCGTGCCGGACGCGGCGGGAGTCCTAGAGAACGTCCAGATCGGCCGCACGGCCGAGTGA